A region of Gracilinanus agilis isolate LMUSP501 chromosome 3, AgileGrace, whole genome shotgun sequence DNA encodes the following proteins:
- the BZW1 gene encoding basic leucine zipper and W2 domain-containing protein 1 isoform X3: MLLGQNLIIADMQKHSLTFWWLVACWPQVFNKLIRRYKYLEKGFEDEVKKLLLFLKGFSESERNKLAMLTGVLLANGTLNASILNSLYNENLVKEGVSAAFAVKLFKSWINEKDINAVAASLRKVSMDNRLMELFPANKQSVEHFTKYFTEAGLKELSEYVRNQQTIGARKELQKELQEQMSRGDPFKDIILYVKEEMKKNNIPEQIVIGIVWSSVMSTVEWNKKEELVAEQAIKHLKQYSPLLAAFTTQGQSELTLLLKIQEYCYDNIHFMKAFQKIVVLFYKAEVLSEEPILKWYKDAHVAKGKSVFLEQMKKFVEWLKNAEEESESEAEEGD, from the exons ATGCTTCTGGGGCAAAACTTGATTATCGCCGATATGCAGAAACACTCTTTGACATTCTGGTGGCTGGTGGcatgctgg CCCCAG GTATTCAACAAGTTAATCAGGCGATACAAATACCTTGAAAAGGGATTTGAGGATGAAGTTAAAAAG CTGCTGCTATTCTTAAAGGGTTTTTCAGAGTCTGAGAGGAACAAACTAGCCATGTTGACTGGGGTTCTTCTGGCCAATGGGACACTTAATGCATCCATTCTTAACAGCCTTTATAATGAGAATTTGGTTAAAGAAG GCGTTTCAGCGGCCTTTGCTGTAAAGCTGTTTAAATCATGGATAAATGAAAAAGATATCAATGCAGTAGCTGCTAGTCTTCGAAAAGTCAGCATGGACAACAGACTGATG gaACTTTTCCCGGCCAACAAGCAAAGTGTTGAGCACTTCACAAAATATTTTACCGAAGCAGGTCTAAAAGAACTTTCTGAGTATGTTCGGAACCAGCAAACCATAGGAGCTCGTAAAGAGCTACAGAAAGAACTTCAAGAACAAATGTCACGTGGTGATCCATTTAAGGAT ATAATTTTGTATGTCAAGGAGGAGATGAAGAAAAACAATATCCCAGAACAGATCGTTATAGGCATAGTCTGGTCAAGTGTAATGAGCACTGTGGAATGGAACAAAAAGGAGGAGCTGGTAGCAGAGCAAGCCATCAAGCATTTGAAG caATATAGCCCTCTACTTGCTGCCTTTACTACTCAAGGTCAGTCTGAGCTGACTCTGTTACTGAAGATTCAGGAGTACTGTTATGACAACATTCACTTCATGAAAGCCTTCCAGAAAATCGTGGTGCTTTTTTATAAAG CTGAAGTCCTGAGTGAAGAGCCCATTTTGAAGTGGTATAAAGATGCACATGTTGCAAAGGGGAAAAGTGTCTTTCTTGAGCAAATGAAAAAATTTGTAGAGTGGCTCAAGAATGCAGAAGAAG aaTCTGAGTCTGAAGCGGAAGAAGGCGACTGA
- the BZW1 gene encoding basic leucine zipper and W2 domain-containing protein 1 isoform X2, whose amino-acid sequence MNNQKQQKPTLSGQRFKTRKRDEKERFDPTQFQDCIIQGLTETGTDLEAVAKFLDASGAKLDYRRYAETLFDILVAGGMLAPGGTLADDMMRTDVCVFAAQEDLETMQAFAQVFNKLIRRYKYLEKGFEDEVKKLLLFLKGFSESERNKLAMLTGVLLANGTLNASILNSLYNENLVKEGVSAAFAVKLFKSWINEKDINAVAASLRKVSMDNRLMELFPANKQSVEHFTKYFTEAGLKELSEYVRNQQTIGARKELQKELQEQMSRGDPFKDIILYVKEEMKKNNIPEQIVIGIVWSSVMSTVEWNKKEELVAEQAIKHLKQYSPLLAAFTTQGQSELTLLLKIQEYCYDNIHFMKAFQKIVVLFYKAEVLSEEPILKWYKDAHVAKGKSVFLEQMKKFVEWLKNAEEESESEAEEGD is encoded by the exons ATGAATAATCAAAAGCAGCAAAAGCCAACGCTATCAGGCCAGcgttttaaaactagaaaaagag ATGAAAAAGAGAGGTTTGACCCTACTCAGTTTCAGGACTGTATTATTCAAGGTTTAACTGAAACTGGCACTGATTTGGAAGCAGTAGCAAAATTTCTTGATGCTTCTGGGGCAAAACTTGATTATCGCCGATATGCAGAAACACTCTTTGACATTCTGGTGGCTGGTGGcatgctgg CCCCAGGTGGTACACTGGCAGATGACATGATGCGTACAGATGTCTGTGTATTTGCAGCACAAGAAGACCTAGAGACCATGCAAGCCTTTGCTCAG GTATTCAACAAGTTAATCAGGCGATACAAATACCTTGAAAAGGGATTTGAGGATGAAGTTAAAAAG CTGCTGCTATTCTTAAAGGGTTTTTCAGAGTCTGAGAGGAACAAACTAGCCATGTTGACTGGGGTTCTTCTGGCCAATGGGACACTTAATGCATCCATTCTTAACAGCCTTTATAATGAGAATTTGGTTAAAGAAG GCGTTTCAGCGGCCTTTGCTGTAAAGCTGTTTAAATCATGGATAAATGAAAAAGATATCAATGCAGTAGCTGCTAGTCTTCGAAAAGTCAGCATGGACAACAGACTGATG gaACTTTTCCCGGCCAACAAGCAAAGTGTTGAGCACTTCACAAAATATTTTACCGAAGCAGGTCTAAAAGAACTTTCTGAGTATGTTCGGAACCAGCAAACCATAGGAGCTCGTAAAGAGCTACAGAAAGAACTTCAAGAACAAATGTCACGTGGTGATCCATTTAAGGAT ATAATTTTGTATGTCAAGGAGGAGATGAAGAAAAACAATATCCCAGAACAGATCGTTATAGGCATAGTCTGGTCAAGTGTAATGAGCACTGTGGAATGGAACAAAAAGGAGGAGCTGGTAGCAGAGCAAGCCATCAAGCATTTGAAG caATATAGCCCTCTACTTGCTGCCTTTACTACTCAAGGTCAGTCTGAGCTGACTCTGTTACTGAAGATTCAGGAGTACTGTTATGACAACATTCACTTCATGAAAGCCTTCCAGAAAATCGTGGTGCTTTTTTATAAAG CTGAAGTCCTGAGTGAAGAGCCCATTTTGAAGTGGTATAAAGATGCACATGTTGCAAAGGGGAAAAGTGTCTTTCTTGAGCAAATGAAAAAATTTGTAGAGTGGCTCAAGAATGCAGAAGAAG aaTCTGAGTCTGAAGCGGAAGAAGGCGACTGA
- the BZW1 gene encoding basic leucine zipper and W2 domain-containing protein 1 isoform X1, with translation MYGAAGAPARSASAPVVRSLRRPPPATGVSFMNNQKQQKPTLSGQRFKTRKRDEKERFDPTQFQDCIIQGLTETGTDLEAVAKFLDASGAKLDYRRYAETLFDILVAGGMLAPGGTLADDMMRTDVCVFAAQEDLETMQAFAQVFNKLIRRYKYLEKGFEDEVKKLLLFLKGFSESERNKLAMLTGVLLANGTLNASILNSLYNENLVKEGVSAAFAVKLFKSWINEKDINAVAASLRKVSMDNRLMELFPANKQSVEHFTKYFTEAGLKELSEYVRNQQTIGARKELQKELQEQMSRGDPFKDIILYVKEEMKKNNIPEQIVIGIVWSSVMSTVEWNKKEELVAEQAIKHLKQYSPLLAAFTTQGQSELTLLLKIQEYCYDNIHFMKAFQKIVVLFYKAEVLSEEPILKWYKDAHVAKGKSVFLEQMKKFVEWLKNAEEESESEAEEGD, from the exons ATGTACGGGGCGGCGGGGGCCCCGGCGCGGAGCGCTTCGGCGCCTGTGGTCCGCTCGCTGCGGCGGCCGCCGCCGGCTACGGG ggTGTCTTTTATGAATAATCAAAAGCAGCAAAAGCCAACGCTATCAGGCCAGcgttttaaaactagaaaaagag ATGAAAAAGAGAGGTTTGACCCTACTCAGTTTCAGGACTGTATTATTCAAGGTTTAACTGAAACTGGCACTGATTTGGAAGCAGTAGCAAAATTTCTTGATGCTTCTGGGGCAAAACTTGATTATCGCCGATATGCAGAAACACTCTTTGACATTCTGGTGGCTGGTGGcatgctgg CCCCAGGTGGTACACTGGCAGATGACATGATGCGTACAGATGTCTGTGTATTTGCAGCACAAGAAGACCTAGAGACCATGCAAGCCTTTGCTCAG GTATTCAACAAGTTAATCAGGCGATACAAATACCTTGAAAAGGGATTTGAGGATGAAGTTAAAAAG CTGCTGCTATTCTTAAAGGGTTTTTCAGAGTCTGAGAGGAACAAACTAGCCATGTTGACTGGGGTTCTTCTGGCCAATGGGACACTTAATGCATCCATTCTTAACAGCCTTTATAATGAGAATTTGGTTAAAGAAG GCGTTTCAGCGGCCTTTGCTGTAAAGCTGTTTAAATCATGGATAAATGAAAAAGATATCAATGCAGTAGCTGCTAGTCTTCGAAAAGTCAGCATGGACAACAGACTGATG gaACTTTTCCCGGCCAACAAGCAAAGTGTTGAGCACTTCACAAAATATTTTACCGAAGCAGGTCTAAAAGAACTTTCTGAGTATGTTCGGAACCAGCAAACCATAGGAGCTCGTAAAGAGCTACAGAAAGAACTTCAAGAACAAATGTCACGTGGTGATCCATTTAAGGAT ATAATTTTGTATGTCAAGGAGGAGATGAAGAAAAACAATATCCCAGAACAGATCGTTATAGGCATAGTCTGGTCAAGTGTAATGAGCACTGTGGAATGGAACAAAAAGGAGGAGCTGGTAGCAGAGCAAGCCATCAAGCATTTGAAG caATATAGCCCTCTACTTGCTGCCTTTACTACTCAAGGTCAGTCTGAGCTGACTCTGTTACTGAAGATTCAGGAGTACTGTTATGACAACATTCACTTCATGAAAGCCTTCCAGAAAATCGTGGTGCTTTTTTATAAAG CTGAAGTCCTGAGTGAAGAGCCCATTTTGAAGTGGTATAAAGATGCACATGTTGCAAAGGGGAAAAGTGTCTTTCTTGAGCAAATGAAAAAATTTGTAGAGTGGCTCAAGAATGCAGAAGAAG aaTCTGAGTCTGAAGCGGAAGAAGGCGACTGA